The proteins below are encoded in one region of Flavobacteriales bacterium:
- the murB gene encoding UDP-N-acetylmuramate dehydrogenase, with translation MIEQNVSLKPYNTFGLDAQAKLMARVGSVPALQEVLADASLAKEERFILGGGSNILLTRDVNGLVIKNEIDGIEVIGETSEHYFVRSGAGVVWHELVLHCIANNYAGIENLSLIPGNVGAAPMQNIGAYGVELKDVFHSLEAVEMATGEVHSFSNSECDFGYRESVFKRKLKSQFVISSVTLKLSKNPDINTSYGAIEQELEAMGISSPTIQDVSRAVIHIRQSKLPDPKELGNSGSFFKNPVVPTSKFEELKTKYPNIPGYPAGDETKLAAGWLIEQCGWKGKVVGNTGSHAKQALVLVNYGHATGVEIFNLSEQIIRSVYDTFGVQLEREVNVY, from the coding sequence ATGATCGAGCAGAACGTTTCCCTCAAACCTTACAACACTTTTGGATTGGACGCACAGGCCAAACTCATGGCGCGCGTGGGTTCAGTTCCTGCATTGCAGGAGGTGCTGGCGGACGCAAGTCTTGCCAAGGAGGAGCGTTTCATACTCGGAGGCGGCAGCAACATTCTGCTGACACGTGATGTGAACGGTTTGGTCATCAAGAACGAGATCGATGGTATTGAGGTGATCGGTGAAACGTCCGAACATTACTTTGTCCGTTCGGGTGCTGGCGTGGTGTGGCACGAATTGGTATTGCATTGTATTGCGAATAACTACGCGGGCATCGAGAATCTGTCGCTCATTCCAGGAAACGTTGGTGCCGCGCCCATGCAGAACATCGGTGCGTATGGCGTGGAGCTGAAAGATGTGTTCCATTCGCTGGAAGCGGTGGAAATGGCCACGGGAGAAGTGCATTCGTTCTCCAATTCTGAGTGCGATTTCGGTTACCGTGAAAGTGTTTTCAAACGGAAGCTGAAAAGTCAGTTTGTGATCTCATCGGTAACGCTCAAACTTTCCAAGAATCCCGACATCAACACATCTTACGGAGCGATTGAGCAAGAACTGGAGGCGATGGGAATTTCATCTCCGACCATCCAAGATGTGAGCCGAGCCGTTATTCACATCCGCCAGAGCAAATTGCCCGACCCGAAGGAACTCGGCAATTCAGGCAGTTTCTTCAAGAACCCAGTTGTTCCTACTTCCAAATTCGAGGAACTCAAAACGAAATACCCGAACATTCCTGGTTATCCTGCGGGTGATGAGACCAAGTTGGCTGCCGGTTGGCTGATTGAGCAATGCGGCTGGAAAGGCAAAGTGGTGGGCAATACTGGAAGCCACGCCAAGCAGGCGCTTGTGCTCGTCAACTACGGGCATGCAACAGGTGTTGAAATTTTCAATCTTTCGGAACAGATCATACGGTCAGTTTACGATACTTTTGGCGTCCAACTTGAAAGGGAAGTCAATGTCTATTGA
- a CDS encoding 3-deoxy-D-manno-octulosonic acid transferase, with translation MLTFYNIGIRLYALGIRIAALFNPKAKKWLDGRKGLLDRIEQESTSFSGETLWVHCASLGEFEMARPIMERLKETDEKFRIVLTFFSPSGYEVRKNYPIADHVFYLPLDTPSNAKRFVQAIKPSKVIFVKYDLWFHHLSEVKKFGAKLMLISAAFRPSQQYFKFYGSIGRQALKLFDRIFLVDADSEKLLHKIGISNTTVCGDTRYDRVMEIAAKAEPNQTIETFKGNSKLIICGSTWKEDEDVLAASIGKLENTKWVIAPHEVGEENIQRLQKQFPDSVRYSQYQESDARILIIDSIGLLNKLYRYADVAYIGGGFRTGLHNVFEATAFGVPTIFGPDTSRFPDAEEMAKEGLAFRIENQTQIQSKLTELLNEDQTDLRKRIQEFMNERTGATEAILQYLSRSV, from the coding sequence ACCTTTTACAACATCGGCATTCGCTTGTATGCACTCGGCATCCGCATCGCAGCACTTTTCAATCCCAAAGCCAAGAAATGGCTGGATGGCCGCAAAGGTCTATTGGACAGAATTGAGCAGGAATCCACTTCGTTTTCGGGCGAAACACTTTGGGTGCATTGCGCCAGTTTGGGTGAGTTCGAAATGGCGCGGCCCATCATGGAGAGGTTGAAAGAAACAGACGAGAAGTTCAGGATCGTTCTCACATTCTTTTCGCCTTCTGGTTACGAGGTGCGGAAGAATTATCCGATTGCCGACCATGTGTTCTATTTGCCGTTGGACACACCATCAAATGCGAAGCGGTTCGTGCAGGCCATCAAACCGAGTAAGGTCATTTTTGTGAAGTACGATTTGTGGTTCCATCATCTCAGCGAAGTCAAGAAGTTCGGAGCCAAACTGATGCTCATTTCTGCTGCGTTCAGACCGAGCCAGCAGTATTTCAAATTCTATGGAAGCATTGGCCGACAGGCATTGAAACTCTTCGACCGCATCTTTTTGGTGGATGCGGATTCAGAGAAATTGCTGCATAAAATCGGCATCTCCAACACAACCGTTTGTGGCGACACGCGCTACGACCGTGTGATGGAAATTGCCGCCAAGGCAGAGCCGAATCAGACCATCGAAACCTTTAAAGGCAACTCAAAACTCATCATTTGCGGAAGCACCTGGAAAGAGGATGAAGACGTGTTGGCCGCCAGCATCGGCAAGCTCGAAAACACCAAATGGGTCATTGCACCACATGAAGTGGGAGAGGAGAACATCCAAAGATTGCAGAAGCAGTTTCCTGATTCTGTTCGCTATTCGCAATACCAAGAATCTGATGCGAGAATTCTGATAATCGATTCCATCGGACTGTTGAACAAACTTTACCGCTACGCAGATGTGGCGTACATCGGTGGTGGTTTCCGAACGGGATTGCACAACGTTTTTGAGGCCACGGCTTTTGGCGTTCCAACAATTTTCGGACCCGATACTTCCCGTTTTCCTGATGCGGAAGAAATGGCAAAGGAAGGGTTAGCTTTCAGAATTGAGAATCAAACGCAGATTCAAAGCAAACTCACCGAATTGCTGAATGAAGACCAAACCGATCTTCGAAAGAGAATTCAGGAGTTTATGAATGAAAGAACGGGAGCTACTGAGGCCATTCTTCAATATTTGAGTAGATCCGTGTAG